One genomic window of Pseudomonas chlororaphis subsp. piscium includes the following:
- a CDS encoding methyl-accepting chemotaxis protein translates to MSAVLSLLQSRLLRPVFVTLGIALLVQVLVAVALTRSTVTALEADLAARLGVDSQKLSGELEQAAREVTSSLESLSSSTRQRLTAGLSSRLEEEQVQLRATLEKDLKDSANDMAQLLASVAPRAMWDSDVPTLSEFARRAQRNPNVLFVVYDDANGEHLTRYLNRENPINKALLEKGKGDRALDKVLDAAKNDPSVYYLEASISPNGVEIGKVLMGVSTASVEADVVALDKRFAALIASSDQLVGDSLKGASADSSAAMRARLQSAQTTASDMQANTAGTVQDAAATLRWRIGMGLALVGCGVLLLLAVVLGRRVVSKLHLLIAALNDLAAGEGDLTKRVQLNSNDEIGDMASAVNRFVDKLQPIVREAGDVAQRTGVEIGAMSLRNAGADAAAEAQRDEVAESLRALSQMADEAQAESQAMQAALQQVVEIRQATDENTRTSAQVGGLIEALAGQVDTGAKVIERLAQQSEQIEVVLTVIHGIAEQTNLLALNAAIEAARAGETGRGFAVVADEVRALASKTQSSTGDIQAHIGALQQGAREAVAAIGQAGRQASEGLLVLRDSARLQQSVQSSVEQVHAAIGLATQAAAHQAQGAQAVRGRVETIHAQAERAAQAVVETTASGKVLDGLAAQLKASLGQFRA, encoded by the coding sequence GTGTCGGCCGTTCTCTCACTGTTACAAAGCCGTCTGTTGCGGCCTGTGTTCGTTACCCTTGGTATCGCCCTTTTGGTGCAGGTGCTGGTTGCCGTTGCCCTGACCCGGAGCACGGTGACGGCGCTGGAGGCCGACCTGGCCGCTCGTCTGGGCGTCGACAGCCAGAAGCTGTCCGGCGAACTGGAGCAGGCGGCTCGCGAAGTCACCTCGAGCCTGGAAAGCCTTTCCAGCAGTACTCGGCAACGATTGACCGCCGGGCTGTCCTCGCGCCTGGAGGAAGAGCAGGTGCAATTGCGAGCGACGCTGGAGAAGGATCTCAAGGATTCGGCCAACGATATGGCCCAACTGCTTGCTTCGGTGGCGCCGCGCGCCATGTGGGACAGCGACGTCCCGACCCTTTCCGAGTTTGCCCGGCGCGCCCAGCGCAATCCCAATGTGCTGTTCGTGGTGTATGACGACGCCAATGGCGAGCACCTGACCCGCTATCTGAACCGGGAAAACCCGATCAACAAGGCGCTGCTGGAAAAGGGCAAGGGCGACCGCGCTTTGGACAAGGTGCTGGACGCGGCCAAGAACGATCCATCGGTCTACTACCTGGAGGCTTCCATCAGTCCTAACGGCGTGGAGATCGGCAAGGTGCTGATGGGGGTCTCCACGGCGTCGGTCGAGGCGGACGTGGTGGCGCTGGACAAGCGTTTCGCAGCCTTGATTGCCAGCAGCGACCAGCTGGTCGGCGATAGCCTCAAGGGCGCTTCGGCGGACAGTTCGGCGGCCATGCGCGCGCGTCTGCAGTCGGCGCAGACCACGGCTTCGGACATGCAGGCCAATACCGCCGGTACTGTGCAGGATGCGGCGGCCACCCTGCGCTGGCGCATCGGCATGGGCCTGGCGCTGGTGGGCTGCGGGGTCTTGCTGTTGCTGGCGGTGGTGCTGGGGCGGCGAGTGGTCAGCAAGCTGCATCTACTGATCGCCGCGTTGAACGATCTGGCGGCCGGTGAGGGCGACCTGACTAAACGGGTCCAACTCAACAGCAATGATGAGATTGGCGACATGGCGTCGGCGGTCAACCGCTTTGTCGACAAGTTGCAGCCGATCGTACGTGAGGCGGGCGATGTGGCGCAGCGCACCGGTGTCGAAATCGGTGCGATGAGCCTGCGTAATGCCGGGGCGGATGCCGCGGCCGAGGCTCAGCGTGACGAGGTGGCGGAAAGCTTGAGGGCGCTGTCGCAGATGGCTGACGAAGCCCAGGCGGAAAGCCAGGCGATGCAGGCAGCCTTGCAGCAGGTGGTGGAGATCCGCCAGGCAACCGACGAAAACACCCGGACCTCGGCCCAGGTGGGCGGCCTGATCGAGGCGCTGGCGGGGCAGGTCGACACGGGGGCCAAGGTCATCGAGCGTCTGGCGCAGCAGAGCGAGCAGATCGAGGTGGTGTTGACGGTGATTCACGGCATAGCCGAACAGACCAACCTGTTGGCCTTGAATGCGGCCATCGAAGCGGCGCGGGCCGGGGAAACAGGGCGCGGCTTTGCGGTGGTGGCCGACGAAGTCAGGGCGTTGGCGAGCAAGACGCAAAGCTCCACCGGGGATATCCAGGCGCACATTGGAGCTCTGCAGCAGGGCGCGCGCGAGGCGGTGGCGGCGATCGGCCAGGCCGGAAGGCAGGCCAGCGAAGGTCTGCTGGTGTTGCGTGACAGTGCACGGTTGCAGCAGTCGGTGCAGTCATCGGTGGAGCAGGTGCACGCGGCGATTGGCCTGGCGACCCAGGCGGCGGCCCATCAGGCTCAGGGTGCGCAAGCGGTGCGCGGTCGGGTTGAAACCATCCATGCCCAGGCCGAGCGTGCGGCTCAGGCGGTGGTGGAGACCACGGCCAGTGGCAAGGTGCTGGATGGCCTGGCAGCGCAGCTGAAGGCCAGTCTGGGGCAATTCCGGGCTTGA
- a CDS encoding ABC transporter permease, with translation MSTSLPTPASRTTYIPRRKGPSIWLLLPVLLLVGLSLLPLLYVGLKAWQAGWAEALHLLWRPYVFGLLRNTLLLLIGVTVTCAIVGLSLAWLLERSDLPGRRLWGVILCLPFAVPAFVSSFTWVSLSASFEGLGGAILVMSLSKYPLVFLPVAATLRNLDPSLEESARTLGQNRWGVFFRVTLPLLWPALLAGSLLIALHMLVEFGALSIIGLQTFTTAIYQQFELEFSNANAAMLSAVLLALCLALLWLELRVRGKGRHVRTGQGAARHAEQVRLDKWAIGGQLYCALLTLIGSGIPLGMLAYWLAVGSSAAFPVAAIGEALLSSLALSLGGAALCLVLAVPVGLLVVRHKGRLALWAERLPYLLHALPGLVIALTLVFFALHYVPALYQTSALLLIAYALLFLPLAQAPIRTALNKAAPQLEEAARTLGASSFTAFCRVTLPIIFPALGAAFALVFLDAMKELTATLLLSPTGLNTLATEVWAHTANVEFAAAAPYAALLILVSGLPVYLLTTRMYLSR, from the coding sequence ATGAGCACATCGCTGCCCACCCCCGCCTCGCGTACAACCTACATACCGAGGCGCAAAGGACCATCGATCTGGCTGCTGCTACCGGTCCTGCTGCTGGTCGGACTCAGCCTGCTGCCATTGCTCTATGTCGGGCTCAAAGCCTGGCAGGCCGGCTGGGCCGAAGCCCTGCACCTGCTGTGGCGCCCCTATGTCTTCGGCCTGCTGCGCAACACCCTGCTACTGCTCATCGGCGTGACCGTCACCTGCGCCATCGTCGGCCTGTCCCTGGCCTGGCTACTGGAGCGCAGCGACTTGCCGGGGCGGCGCCTCTGGGGTGTGATCCTGTGCCTGCCCTTTGCCGTACCGGCTTTCGTCAGCAGCTTCACCTGGGTTTCCCTCAGCGCCAGCTTCGAAGGCCTGGGCGGGGCCATCCTGGTCATGAGCCTGTCCAAGTACCCGCTGGTATTCCTGCCTGTCGCGGCCACCTTGCGCAATCTCGACCCCTCCCTGGAGGAGTCGGCCCGCACCCTCGGGCAGAATCGCTGGGGCGTGTTCTTCAGGGTCACTCTACCCCTGCTCTGGCCGGCGCTGCTGGCCGGCTCGCTGCTGATCGCCCTGCACATGCTGGTGGAGTTCGGCGCACTGTCGATCATTGGCCTGCAAACCTTCACCACCGCGATCTATCAGCAGTTCGAACTGGAGTTCAGCAATGCCAACGCAGCGATGCTGTCCGCCGTGCTGCTGGCGCTGTGCCTGGCCCTGCTGTGGCTGGAGTTGCGGGTTCGCGGCAAAGGCCGCCACGTACGAACCGGCCAGGGCGCGGCGCGACATGCCGAGCAGGTACGCCTGGACAAGTGGGCGATTGGCGGGCAACTGTACTGCGCGCTACTGACCCTGATCGGCAGCGGCATTCCGCTGGGCATGCTGGCGTACTGGCTGGCCGTCGGCTCATCGGCCGCCTTCCCGGTGGCCGCCATCGGCGAAGCCTTGCTCTCCTCCCTGGCGCTGTCGCTGGGTGGTGCGGCGCTGTGCCTGGTGTTGGCGGTGCCGGTCGGGCTGCTGGTGGTGCGCCACAAGGGCCGCCTGGCACTCTGGGCCGAGCGCCTGCCTTACCTGCTGCACGCGCTGCCAGGCCTGGTGATCGCCCTGACGCTGGTGTTCTTTGCCCTGCACTATGTGCCGGCGCTGTATCAGACCTCGGCCCTGTTGCTGATCGCCTACGCCCTGCTGTTCCTGCCCCTGGCGCAGGCGCCGATACGCACCGCCCTGAACAAGGCAGCACCGCAACTCGAGGAAGCCGCCCGCACCCTGGGCGCCTCTTCATTCACAGCCTTCTGCCGCGTGACTTTACCGATCATTTTCCCCGCACTGGGGGCCGCCTTCGCCCTGGTATTCCTGGATGCCATGAAGGAACTGACGGCTACCCTGCTGCTCAGCCCGACCGGGCTGAATACGCTGGCAACGGAAGTCTGGGCGCATACGGCGAATGTGGAGTTTGCAGCCGCAGCGCCTTATGCGGCGCTGTTGATTCTGGTATCGGGATTGCCGGTCTATCTGCTGACGACGCGGATGTATCTGAGCCGCTGA
- the hflC gene encoding protease modulator HflC codes for MSNKSLIALIVGVVVAIAAWNCFYIVAQTERAVLLQFGRVVQADVQPGLHVKVPYVNQVRKFDARLMTLDAPTQRFLTLEKKAVMVDAYAKWRVKDAERFYTATSGLKQIADERLSRRLESGLRDQFGKRTLHEVVSGERDALMADITASLNKMAEKELGIEVVDVRVKAIDLPKEVNRSVFERMSTEREREAREHRAKGNELAEGIRADADRQRRVLLAEAYRESEEIRGDGDAQAAAIYSKAYGQDQEFYGFYRSLRAYRESFANKSDVMVLDPSSDFFRYLEKAKP; via the coding sequence ATGAGCAATAAATCGCTGATCGCCCTTATCGTCGGCGTCGTCGTGGCGATCGCTGCCTGGAACTGCTTCTACATCGTGGCTCAGACCGAGCGTGCGGTGTTGCTGCAGTTCGGTCGTGTGGTCCAGGCTGACGTTCAGCCGGGCCTGCATGTGAAAGTGCCCTATGTGAACCAGGTGCGTAAGTTCGACGCTCGCCTGATGACCCTGGACGCACCGACCCAGCGTTTCCTGACGCTGGAAAAGAAAGCCGTGATGGTCGATGCCTATGCCAAATGGCGCGTGAAGGATGCGGAGCGTTTCTACACTGCGACTTCCGGCCTCAAGCAGATCGCCGACGAGCGTCTTTCCCGTCGTCTGGAGTCGGGCCTGCGTGACCAGTTCGGTAAGCGCACCCTGCACGAAGTGGTTTCCGGTGAGCGTGATGCGCTGATGGCGGATATCACGGCTTCGCTCAACAAGATGGCCGAGAAAGAGCTGGGCATCGAAGTGGTCGATGTCCGGGTCAAGGCCATCGACTTGCCGAAGGAAGTGAACCGCAGCGTCTTCGAGCGTATGAGCACCGAGCGTGAGCGTGAAGCTCGCGAACACCGCGCCAAGGGTAACGAGCTGGCGGAAGGTATTCGTGCCGACGCCGATCGTCAGCGCCGCGTACTGCTGGCCGAAGCCTATCGTGAGTCCGAGGAGATTCGCGGTGATGGCGACGCCCAGGCCGCAGCCATCTACTCCAAGGCCTACGGTCAGGACCAGGAGTTCTACGGTTTCTACCGTAGCCTGCGTGCCTATCGTGAAAGCTTCGCGAACAAATCCGACGTCATGGTCCTCGACCCAAGCAGCGACTTTTTCCGTTACCTGGAAAAGGCCAAGCCTTGA
- the hflK gene encoding FtsH protease activity modulator HflK: MAWNEPGGNSNNQDPWGGKRRNNGDRKGPPDLDEAFRKLQESLNGLFGGGKKRGDDGGSSGKGGGLGLLGIGLAVLAAVWLYSAVYVVDEQEQAVVLRFGKYYETVGPGLNIYFPPIDRKYMENVTRERAYTKQGQMLTEDENIVEVPLTVQYKISNLQDFVLNVDQPEISLQHATDSALRHVVGSTAMDQVLTEGRELMASEIKERLQRFLDTYRTGITVTQVNVQSAAAPREVQEAFDDVIRAREDEQRSRNQAETYANGVVPEARGQAQRIIEDANGYRGEVVSRAKGEADRFTKLVAEYRKAPEVTRERLYLDTMQEVFSNTSKVLVTGNKNGQSNLLYLPLDKMVESGRSTNAPVTGAAASSNEANARAAADLQQQQARTRESR, encoded by the coding sequence ATGGCTTGGAATGAGCCGGGTGGCAACTCGAATAATCAGGATCCTTGGGGTGGTAAGCGCCGCAACAATGGCGACCGCAAGGGGCCACCGGATCTCGACGAGGCCTTCCGCAAGCTGCAGGAAAGCCTGAATGGGTTGTTCGGTGGTGGTAAGAAACGTGGTGACGACGGTGGCAGTTCCGGTAAGGGCGGCGGTCTCGGCCTGCTCGGTATCGGTCTGGCCGTGCTGGCGGCCGTGTGGCTGTACAGCGCGGTGTATGTCGTGGACGAGCAGGAGCAGGCTGTGGTGCTGCGCTTCGGCAAGTACTACGAAACCGTCGGCCCGGGCCTGAACATCTACTTCCCGCCGATTGATCGCAAGTACATGGAAAACGTCACGCGTGAGCGTGCCTACACCAAGCAGGGTCAAATGCTGACTGAAGACGAAAACATCGTCGAAGTGCCGCTGACCGTGCAGTACAAGATCAGCAACCTGCAGGACTTCGTGCTGAACGTCGATCAGCCGGAAATCAGCCTGCAGCACGCCACCGACAGTGCCCTGCGCCACGTAGTGGGTTCCACCGCGATGGACCAGGTGCTGACCGAAGGTCGTGAATTGATGGCCAGCGAGATCAAGGAGCGTCTGCAGCGTTTCCTCGATACCTATCGCACCGGTATCACCGTTACCCAGGTGAACGTACAGAGCGCAGCGGCACCGCGTGAAGTGCAGGAAGCCTTCGATGACGTGATCCGCGCCCGTGAAGATGAGCAGCGTTCGCGCAACCAGGCTGAAACCTACGCCAACGGCGTCGTGCCGGAAGCCCGTGGTCAGGCCCAGCGCATCATCGAGGATGCCAACGGCTACCGTGGCGAAGTGGTTTCCCGCGCCAAGGGTGAGGCCGATCGCTTCACCAAGCTGGTGGCCGAGTACCGCAAGGCGCCTGAGGTCACTCGTGAGCGTCTGTACCTGGACACCATGCAGGAAGTCTTCAGCAATACCAGCAAGGTTCTCGTGACCGGCAACAAGAACGGCCAGAGCAATCTGCTGTACCTGCCGTTGGACAAGATGGTCGAGAGTGGCCGCAGCACCAATGCTCCGGTGACCGGCGCAGCAGCCAGCAGCAACGAAGCGAATGCGCGTGCGGCAGCTGATCTGCAGCAACAGCAAGCGCGTACCAGGGAGAGTCGCTGA
- a CDS encoding ATP phosphoribosyltransferase regulatory subunit gives MATVDRWLLPDGIEEVLPPEAARIEVARRQVLDLFQSWGYEFVVTPHIEYLESLLTGAGQDLDLRTFKVIDPQSGRQMGFRADITPQVARIDAHTLRREGPSRLCYAGSVLHAQPRALSSSRSPIQLGAELYGDASPSSDVEVISLMLAMLQLADVPDVHMDLGHVGIYRGLARAAGLSGEVEQQLFDALQRKAIDEVITLTEGLPADLSGMLRALVDLCGGREVLAAARERLANAPAPVLAALDDLLAIAERLSVRFPELPLYFDLGELRGYHYHTGVVFAVFVPGVGQSIAQGGRYDDIGADFGRARPATGFSTDLKTLVTLGRAEIELPSGGIWMPDSTDAALWQQVCRLRSEGQRVVQALPGQPLAAAREADCDRQLIQQNGLWQVLPLAS, from the coding sequence ATGGCAACGGTAGACCGCTGGCTGCTGCCAGATGGCATCGAAGAAGTACTGCCACCTGAGGCGGCGCGCATTGAAGTTGCGCGTCGTCAGGTGTTGGATCTGTTCCAGAGCTGGGGTTACGAGTTCGTCGTGACCCCTCATATCGAGTACTTGGAATCCTTGCTGACTGGCGCGGGCCAGGACCTCGACCTGCGTACCTTCAAGGTCATCGACCCGCAATCGGGTCGGCAGATGGGTTTCCGCGCCGACATTACGCCGCAGGTGGCCCGCATCGATGCGCATACCCTGCGTCGTGAAGGTCCAAGCCGCCTGTGTTATGCCGGTAGCGTGCTGCATGCGCAGCCGCGCGCCTTGTCGTCCTCGCGCAGCCCGATCCAGCTGGGCGCCGAGTTGTACGGCGACGCGAGCCCGAGCAGCGACGTGGAAGTCATCAGCCTGATGCTGGCGATGCTGCAACTGGCCGATGTGCCGGATGTGCACATGGACCTGGGGCATGTCGGTATCTACCGTGGCCTGGCCCGTGCGGCCGGCCTCTCCGGCGAAGTGGAACAGCAACTGTTCGATGCCCTGCAACGCAAGGCCATCGACGAGGTCATTACCTTGACCGAAGGCCTGCCGGCCGATCTGTCCGGCATGCTGCGGGCGCTGGTCGATCTGTGCGGCGGCCGTGAAGTGCTGGCTGCGGCCCGCGAGCGTCTGGCCAATGCGCCGGCGCCGGTGCTGGCGGCCCTGGACGACCTGCTGGCGATTGCCGAGCGTCTTTCCGTGCGTTTCCCTGAACTGCCGCTGTACTTCGACCTGGGCGAGCTGCGCGGTTACCACTACCACACCGGTGTGGTGTTCGCAGTGTTCGTGCCGGGCGTTGGCCAGTCCATTGCCCAGGGCGGTCGTTACGACGACATCGGCGCCGACTTCGGTCGCGCCCGTCCGGCAACTGGCTTCTCTACCGATTTGAAAACCCTGGTGACCCTGGGGCGTGCTGAGATCGAGCTACCGTCTGGCGGTATCTGGATGCCGGACAGTACGGATGCAGCCCTCTGGCAGCAGGTTTGCCGGTTGCGCAGTGAGGGTCAGCGCGTGGTTCAGGCCTTGCCTGGACAACCATTGGCCGCCGCCCGTGAAGCGGACTGCGACCGGCAATTGATTCAGCAGAACGGGCTTTGGCAAGTATTGCCGCTGGCTTCTTGA
- a CDS encoding adenylosuccinate synthase, with translation MGKNVVVLGTQWGDEGKGKIVDLLTEHAAAVVRYQGGHNAGHTLVIDGEKTVLHLIPSGVLREGVQCLIGNGVVVAPDALLREIVKLEEKGVPVRERLRISPSCPLILSYHVALDQAREKARGEQKIGTTGRGIGPAYEDKVARRGLRIGDLFHRERFAAKLGELLDYHNFVLVNYYKEPAIDFQKTLDECMEYAELLKPMMLDVTAELHQLRRAGKDIMFEGAQGSLLDIDHGTYPYVTSSNTTAGGIATGSGVGPMYLDYILGITKAYTTRVGSGPFPTELFDDVGAFLAKRGHEFGATTGRARRCGWFDAVILRRAIDVNSISGLCLTKLDVLDGLETINICVGYKNQDGAVIDAPTDADSYIGLEPVYEQMPGWSESTLGAKTLEELPAAARAYIKRIEELVGAPIDIISTGPDRNETIVLRHPFA, from the coding sequence ATGGGTAAGAATGTCGTAGTCCTGGGCACCCAGTGGGGTGATGAGGGCAAAGGCAAGATCGTTGATCTGCTGACCGAACATGCTGCCGCCGTAGTGCGCTACCAAGGTGGCCACAACGCTGGCCACACCCTGGTGATCGACGGCGAAAAAACCGTCTTGCACCTGATCCCTTCGGGTGTGCTGCGCGAAGGCGTTCAGTGCCTGATCGGCAACGGTGTGGTGGTTGCGCCGGACGCCTTGCTGCGTGAGATCGTCAAGCTGGAAGAGAAAGGCGTACCGGTGCGTGAGCGCCTGCGTATCAGCCCATCCTGCCCGCTGATCCTGTCCTACCACGTAGCGCTGGACCAGGCGCGTGAAAAAGCCCGTGGCGAGCAGAAGATCGGTACCACCGGTCGCGGCATCGGCCCGGCTTACGAAGACAAGGTCGCTCGTCGCGGTCTGCGTATCGGCGACCTGTTCCACCGCGAGCGTTTCGCCGCGAAGCTGGGCGAGTTGCTGGACTACCACAACTTCGTACTGGTCAATTACTACAAAGAGCCGGCCATCGACTTCCAGAAGACGCTCGACGAGTGCATGGAATACGCCGAGCTGCTCAAGCCGATGATGCTGGACGTGACCGCCGAGCTGCACCAGTTGCGTCGCGCGGGCAAGGACATCATGTTCGAAGGCGCCCAGGGCTCGTTGCTGGACATCGACCACGGTACCTACCCGTACGTCACCAGCTCCAACACCACTGCCGGTGGCATCGCCACTGGTTCGGGCGTGGGCCCGATGTACCTGGACTACATCCTGGGCATCACCAAGGCTTACACCACTCGCGTGGGTTCGGGTCCGTTCCCGACCGAACTGTTCGACGACGTGGGCGCTTTCCTGGCCAAGCGTGGCCATGAGTTCGGTGCAACCACCGGGCGTGCCCGTCGTTGCGGCTGGTTCGACGCCGTCATCCTGCGTCGCGCCATCGACGTCAACAGCATCTCGGGCCTGTGCCTGACCAAGCTGGACGTGCTGGACGGCCTGGAAACCATCAACATCTGCGTGGGCTACAAGAACCAGGATGGTGCAGTCATCGACGCACCAACCGACGCCGACAGCTACATCGGCCTGGAGCCGGTGTACGAGCAGATGCCAGGCTGGAGCGAGTCGACCCTGGGTGCCAAGACCCTGGAAGAGTTGCCGGCCGCTGCCCGTGCCTACATCAAGCGTATCGAAGAGCTGGTCGGCGCGCCGATCGACATTATTTCGACAGGCCCGGACCGCAACGAGACCATCGTTCTGCGTCACCCGTTTGCTTGA
- a CDS encoding extracellular solute-binding protein, with product MMFRNTALPTSLLRGLTITLLGLTLASPLTQAADPVSLTLYNGQHKEVGDAIAKAFEAKTGIHVNVRKGSSNQLASQVVEEGERSPADVIYTEESPPLNKLGEQGLLAKTDAATLEVLPKDYVAGNGTWIGITARVRVVAFNPKLVDEKDLPASVMEFSQPQWQGKVGFVPTSGAFQEQAVAIIKLHGMDAAEEWLTGLRAFGKTYSNNMVALKAVENGEVATVLVNNYYWFALQREKGQLDSKLHYFTGGDAGGLITVSSAAVLKSSKHPKEAQQFLAYMASEEGQRVITQTTAEYPLRKGLESDRGLKPFSELDAPKVTPADLGNAEEALELEREVGLN from the coding sequence ATGATGTTTAGAAACACCGCCCTTCCAACATCCCTTCTGCGTGGCTTGACCATCACTTTGCTGGGCCTGACCCTGGCATCTCCACTCACTCAAGCAGCCGATCCGGTTTCCCTGACTCTGTACAACGGCCAGCACAAGGAAGTCGGCGACGCCATCGCCAAGGCTTTCGAGGCCAAGACCGGTATTCACGTCAATGTACGCAAAGGCAGCAGCAACCAACTCGCCAGCCAGGTCGTGGAAGAAGGCGAGCGCTCCCCCGCCGACGTGATCTACACCGAAGAATCGCCGCCCCTGAACAAACTCGGCGAGCAAGGTTTGCTGGCCAAGACCGATGCCGCAACCCTTGAAGTCCTGCCCAAGGATTACGTCGCCGGCAACGGCACCTGGATCGGCATCACCGCCCGCGTCCGCGTGGTGGCGTTCAACCCGAAGCTGGTCGATGAAAAGGACCTGCCCGCATCGGTGATGGAATTCTCCCAGCCACAGTGGCAAGGCAAGGTGGGCTTCGTTCCTACCAGCGGTGCGTTCCAGGAACAGGCCGTGGCAATCATCAAGCTGCACGGGATGGACGCCGCCGAGGAATGGCTGACCGGCCTGCGCGCCTTCGGCAAGACCTACAGCAATAACATGGTGGCCTTGAAGGCCGTGGAAAACGGCGAAGTCGCCACCGTGCTGGTGAACAACTATTACTGGTTCGCCCTGCAACGCGAAAAAGGCCAGCTGGACTCGAAGCTGCACTATTTCACCGGCGGCGATGCCGGCGGGCTGATCACCGTATCCAGCGCCGCAGTACTCAAGTCCAGCAAACACCCCAAGGAAGCCCAGCAATTCCTCGCCTATATGGCCAGCGAAGAAGGCCAGCGCGTGATCACCCAGACCACCGCCGAATACCCACTGCGCAAAGGCCTGGAGTCGGATCGCGGCCTCAAGCCGTTCAGCGAGCTGGACGCACCGAAAGTCACCCCGGCCGATCTTGGTAACGCCGAAGAAGCCCTGGAACTGGAACGCGAAGTCGGCCTGAACTGA